Proteins encoded in a region of the Roseateles sp. SL47 genome:
- the ccsB gene encoding c-type cytochrome biogenesis protein CcsB, with translation MNTTTSTVESRMHAETSTLESTLAAASARTLVVGKRGWYAQRDLTDWLFAALVLFGAAFAFTRYQGSMDVYEKGILLGATPAMIALGWFWRPLRLLCVVVGAISLMAIQLYLRQTDSFGADLAAADKVFLLKYMFSSQSAILWMAFLVYMSTLFYWLGFFKRAGGHSAAEAIGTRLAWGAVGMALIGTMVRWFESHQIGPDIGHIPVSNLYEVFVLFTWLTTLMYLYYEQRFRTRALGAYVMLVVSAAVSFLLWYTVAREAHEIQPLVPALQSWWMKIHVPANFIGYGSFSLAAMVALATLLKTAPPRSLVIGLIGVPVGLVAVLLAFRFGATLAPETVTGLDGWAGKMAGVAVFLAISVALRGPLTARLPALEALDDLMYKSIALGFAFFTVATILGAFWAAEAWGGYWSWDPKETWALIVWLNYAAWLHMRLMKGLRGVISAWWALIGLLVTTFAFLGVNMFLSGLHSYGTL, from the coding sequence ATGAACACCACCACCTCAACCGTGGAGAGCCGGATGCACGCCGAGACTTCCACCCTGGAATCCACGCTGGCTGCCGCCTCCGCCCGCACGCTGGTGGTGGGCAAACGCGGCTGGTACGCCCAGCGGGACCTGACCGACTGGCTATTTGCAGCGCTGGTGCTGTTCGGGGCGGCATTTGCCTTCACCCGTTACCAGGGCTCGATGGATGTGTATGAGAAGGGCATTCTGCTCGGCGCCACACCCGCGATGATCGCGCTGGGATGGTTCTGGCGGCCGCTGCGGCTGCTGTGCGTGGTGGTGGGGGCCATCAGCCTGATGGCCATTCAGCTCTACCTGCGCCAGACCGACAGCTTTGGTGCCGACCTGGCGGCCGCCGACAAGGTCTTTCTGCTGAAGTACATGTTCTCCAGCCAGAGCGCCATCTTGTGGATGGCCTTCCTGGTCTACATGAGCACCCTGTTCTATTGGCTGGGCTTCTTCAAGCGCGCCGGTGGCCACAGTGCGGCGGAGGCCATCGGCACCCGGTTGGCCTGGGGCGCCGTGGGCATGGCCCTGATCGGCACCATGGTGCGGTGGTTTGAAAGCCACCAGATCGGGCCGGACATCGGCCACATCCCGGTGAGCAACCTGTACGAAGTCTTTGTGCTGTTCACCTGGCTCACCACGCTGATGTATCTCTACTATGAGCAGCGCTTCCGCACCCGGGCGCTGGGCGCCTATGTGATGCTGGTGGTGAGCGCCGCCGTCAGCTTCCTGCTCTGGTACACCGTGGCGCGCGAAGCCCATGAGATCCAACCGCTGGTGCCCGCCCTGCAAAGCTGGTGGATGAAGATCCATGTGCCGGCCAACTTCATCGGTTATGGCAGCTTCTCGTTGGCCGCCATGGTGGCCCTGGCCACGCTGCTCAAGACCGCACCGCCGCGCAGTCTGGTCATCGGGCTGATCGGCGTGCCGGTGGGGCTGGTGGCCGTGCTGCTGGCCTTCCGCTTTGGCGCCACCCTGGCGCCGGAAACCGTCACCGGCCTGGACGGCTGGGCCGGCAAGATGGCGGGTGTTGCGGTCTTTTTGGCCATCAGTGTGGCCCTGCGTGGGCCGCTTACGGCCCGCCTGCCTGCCCTGGAGGCCCTGGACGACCTGATGTACAAGAGCATCGCCCTGGGCTTTGCGTTCTTCACCGTGGCCACCATCCTGGGTGCCTTCTGGGCCGCCGAAGCCTGGGGCGGTTATTGGAGCTGGGACCCGAAGGAAACCTGGGCTCTGATCGTCTGGCTGAACTATGCGGCCTGGCTGCACATGCGCCTGATGAAGGGGCTGCGGGGTGTGATCTCCGCCTGGTGGGCCCTGATTGGCCTGCTGGTCACCACCTTTGCCTTCCTCGGCGTGAACATGTTCCTTTCCGGCCTGCACTCCTACGGCACTTTGTGA
- a CDS encoding c-type cytochrome, translating to MKTVSLLLSSLVLLSGAAVAAENKPAAKPDLAKGQTISSQVCAACHVADGSRGSPANPILQGQHPDYLSKQLHEFKAGKRVNAVMNGMAATLSDDDIRNVAAFYASKQAKPGFAKNKELVALGEKIYRGGIADKQVPACAGCHSPNGAGIPAQYPRLGGQHSDYTESQLTAFRAGARANNAPMAAIAAKLNDREIKAVADYIAGLR from the coding sequence ATGAAGACTGTCTCTTTGTTGTTGTCGAGCCTGGTTCTGTTGTCCGGCGCTGCAGTGGCGGCGGAAAACAAGCCTGCGGCCAAGCCTGATCTTGCCAAAGGTCAGACCATCTCGAGTCAAGTCTGTGCGGCGTGCCACGTCGCGGACGGGTCCCGGGGCAGCCCCGCCAACCCCATCCTGCAGGGGCAACATCCGGACTATCTGTCCAAGCAACTGCATGAATTCAAGGCAGGCAAGCGCGTCAATGCGGTGATGAACGGCATGGCCGCGACACTGTCCGATGACGACATCCGCAATGTCGCCGCCTTCTACGCCAGCAAGCAGGCCAAGCCCGGGTTCGCCAAGAACAAGGAACTCGTCGCGCTGGGCGAGAAGATCTACCGTGGCGGCATTGCCGACAAGCAGGTGCCCGCCTGCGCCGGCTGTCACAGCCCCAATGGGGCCGGCATTCCCGCGCAGTATCCACGTCTGGGTGGCCAGCACAGCGACTACACCGAAAGCCAGCTGACAGCCTTCCGCGCGGGGGCCCGGGCCAACAATGCCCCGATGGCCGCCATTGCCGCCAAGCTGAACGACCGTGAAATCAAGGCAGTGGCCGACTACATCGCCGGCCTGCGCTGA
- a CDS encoding cytochrome c biogenesis protein ResB codes for MTEKSSARPATSMAALRAPLADAMELLASMRFAISLLVVICITAVIGTVVKQNEPMNNYVNQFGPFWSELFGRMNLFTVYSAWWFLLMMGFLVISTSLCIARHTPKILRDFKNYKESVREQSLQAFRHKGLGYLHLNPEASLQQINAWLAAHGWRARAQVRNTGVMIGAKKGAAHKVGYLAAHSAIVLICLGGLFDGDLLVRTVMWAQGKSIYQGADFNQMTAENRLGPGNPSFRGNLFVPEGSRSAAALLNMPTGVVMQELPFEVELKKFKVEYYETGMPKLFASDIVIHDRETGASQEATVKVNEPVTYKGLTLYQSSFEDGGSELQLRMRNLSGSDEADLTGKIGGAITMTQGDSKATMEFSDLRVINVENLGGASAGAPGASDAAGIDVRKVDLVGRLEQHLGSGATTGSKKNLRNVGPSFSYKIRDASGQAREYNNYMLPLELEGQRVFLLGVRESASENFRYLRVPVDTQDSMDGWLSMRRALADPAQRNRAARRYAEAASPADNPKMREQLEATSLRVLTLFAGAAGLRADAPAQGAAVGGLPALSDFVEREVPESDRGRVSEVLLRILNGSLFELYKQGQQQLGQPAPEPGAKTQAFMTQAVLSLSDSMFYPAPMLLQLKDFKQVQASVFQVTRAPGRTLVYAGAILLIIGVFAMLYIRERRLWIWLESAPGRPEQTRVRMAMSSNRDTPDLPTEFDALKQQLLHEEA; via the coding sequence ATGACCGAGAAGTCTTCTGCCCGCCCTGCCACCAGCATGGCCGCCCTCCGCGCCCCCCTGGCCGACGCCATGGAACTGCTGGCGTCGATGCGTTTTGCCATTTCTCTGCTGGTCGTGATCTGCATCACTGCGGTCATCGGCACGGTGGTCAAGCAGAACGAGCCCATGAACAACTACGTCAATCAGTTTGGCCCGTTCTGGTCCGAGCTGTTTGGCCGCATGAACCTCTTCACGGTCTACAGCGCCTGGTGGTTCCTGCTGATGATGGGTTTCCTGGTGATCTCCACCAGCCTGTGTATTGCCCGCCACACGCCGAAGATCCTGCGTGACTTCAAGAACTACAAGGAATCGGTGCGGGAGCAATCCCTGCAGGCCTTCCGCCACAAGGGCCTGGGCTATCTGCATCTGAACCCGGAAGCCTCGCTGCAGCAGATCAATGCCTGGCTGGCGGCCCATGGCTGGCGGGCCCGTGCGCAGGTGCGCAACACCGGGGTGATGATTGGCGCCAAGAAGGGGGCTGCCCACAAAGTGGGGTATTTGGCCGCTCACTCGGCCATCGTGCTGATCTGCCTGGGCGGGCTGTTTGACGGCGACCTGCTGGTGCGGACCGTGATGTGGGCGCAGGGCAAATCCATCTACCAGGGCGCGGACTTCAACCAGATGACCGCCGAAAACCGCCTCGGCCCGGGCAACCCCAGTTTCCGCGGCAATCTTTTTGTGCCGGAAGGCAGCCGCAGTGCGGCCGCACTGTTGAACATGCCCACTGGCGTGGTCATGCAGGAACTGCCCTTTGAAGTGGAACTGAAGAAGTTCAAGGTGGAGTATTACGAGACTGGCATGCCCAAGCTGTTTGCCAGCGACATCGTCATCCACGACCGAGAAACCGGCGCCAGCCAGGAGGCCACCGTCAAGGTCAATGAGCCGGTGACCTACAAGGGTTTGACGCTTTATCAAAGCAGCTTCGAGGACGGCGGCTCCGAACTGCAACTGCGCATGCGCAATCTCTCCGGCAGCGACGAGGCCGACCTCACCGGCAAGATCGGTGGCGCCATCACCATGACGCAGGGTGACAGCAAGGCCACGATGGAGTTCTCCGACCTGCGGGTGATCAACGTCGAGAACCTGGGCGGCGCCTCGGCCGGTGCGCCAGGCGCCAGCGACGCCGCCGGGATCGATGTCCGCAAGGTGGATCTGGTCGGCAGACTGGAGCAGCACCTGGGTTCAGGCGCCACCACGGGCAGCAAGAAGAACCTGCGCAATGTTGGCCCGTCCTTCAGCTACAAGATCCGTGACGCCAGTGGGCAGGCTCGTGAATACAACAACTACATGCTGCCGCTGGAACTGGAAGGCCAGCGGGTGTTCCTGCTGGGGGTGCGTGAATCGGCCAGTGAGAACTTCCGCTACCTGCGGGTGCCGGTGGATACGCAAGACAGCATGGACGGCTGGCTGTCCATGCGACGCGCCCTGGCGGACCCGGCCCAGCGCAATCGGGCGGCACGCCGTTATGCCGAAGCCGCCTCGCCGGCCGACAATCCAAAAATGCGGGAACAGCTGGAAGCCACCAGCCTGCGGGTGCTGACCCTGTTTGCCGGCGCGGCCGGCCTGCGGGCGGATGCGCCGGCACAGGGCGCCGCCGTGGGGGGCCTGCCCGCGCTGTCGGACTTTGTCGAGCGGGAAGTGCCGGAAAGCGACCGGGGGCGTGTTTCCGAAGTGCTGTTGCGCATCCTCAACGGCAGCTTGTTTGAACTCTACAAGCAGGGCCAGCAGCAACTGGGCCAACCGGCCCCTGAACCGGGTGCCAAGACCCAGGCGTTCATGACGCAGGCGGTGCTCTCACTGTCGGATTCGATGTTCTACCCGGCGCCCATGCTGCTGCAGCTCAAGGATTTCAAGCAGGTGCAGGCCAGTGTGTTCCAGGTGACGCGTGCCCCGGGCCGAACCCTGGTGTATGCCGGCGCCATCTTACTCATCATCGGCGTGTTTGCGATGCTCTACATTCGTGAGCGCCGTCTCTGGATCTGGTTGGAATCGGCGCCCGGTCGTCCGGAACAGACCCGGGTTCGTATGGCCATGTCCAGCAACCGGGACACGCCTGACCTGCCCACGGAATTTGACGCGCTCAAGCAGCAACTGCTGCATGAGGAGGCCTGA